From a region of the Flavobacterium branchiarum genome:
- a CDS encoding malate:quinone oxidoreductase translates to MSDDTIRSNTEVVLIGAGIMSATLGLILKELQPDLKIEIYERLDVAAAESSDAWNNAGTGHSAFCELNYTPEKNGSIDPKKAISIAESFEVSRQFWSYLVRQNKISSPDNFIKSVPHMSFVWGEKNVDYLKKRFEALQKNPIFKEMVFSTDFSQLKEWMPLVMEGRDSSDKFAATSMSIGTDVNFGELTRSMFDYLGKLDGVKIHFNHEVKKLKQREDKTWRIKITDLATGQTKKVYTKFVFIGAGGGSLPLLEKANVVEGKGFGGFPVSGQWLKCTNPDVILQHQAKVYGKASVGAPPMSVPHIDTRMIDGERALLFGPFAGFSTRFLKNGSYLDLPMSIQTDNIMPMLAAGYHNIPLTKYLIEQVRQSPKDRMNALREYLPNAKSKDWKLERAGQRVQVIKKDEKEGGILEFGTEVINTEDGTLAVLLGASPGASTAVSIMVGLIDKCFKDKVKTPEWNEKFKAMIPSYGQTLNDKPELLAEIRKNTAATLKLNN, encoded by the coding sequence ATGTCCGACGATACCATACGTTCAAATACCGAAGTAGTACTTATTGGTGCTGGAATTATGAGTGCAACTCTTGGGTTAATCTTAAAAGAATTACAGCCAGATTTAAAAATTGAAATTTACGAAAGATTAGATGTTGCTGCAGCCGAAAGCTCTGATGCTTGGAATAATGCTGGAACAGGACATTCTGCATTTTGTGAATTAAACTATACTCCAGAAAAAAATGGAAGTATTGATCCTAAAAAGGCAATTAGTATAGCAGAATCCTTTGAGGTTTCTCGCCAATTTTGGTCTTACTTGGTACGGCAAAATAAAATTTCATCTCCAGATAATTTTATAAAAAGTGTTCCTCATATGAGTTTCGTTTGGGGAGAGAAAAATGTAGACTATCTTAAAAAAAGATTTGAAGCATTACAAAAAAATCCAATTTTTAAAGAAATGGTTTTTAGTACCGATTTTTCTCAATTAAAAGAATGGATGCCTTTGGTAATGGAAGGAAGAGATTCTTCTGATAAATTTGCTGCAACTTCTATGTCAATAGGAACTGATGTGAATTTTGGAGAATTAACAAGAAGTATGTTTGATTATCTAGGTAAACTAGATGGTGTGAAAATTCATTTCAATCACGAAGTGAAGAAATTAAAACAACGCGAAGATAAAACTTGGAGAATTAAGATTACTGATCTAGCTACTGGTCAAACCAAAAAAGTTTATACAAAGTTTGTATTTATTGGTGCTGGTGGAGGTTCTTTACCTTTATTAGAAAAAGCCAACGTTGTTGAAGGAAAAGGCTTTGGAGGTTTTCCTGTTAGCGGACAATGGTTAAAATGTACTAATCCAGACGTTATTCTTCAGCATCAAGCTAAAGTTTACGGAAAAGCAAGTGTTGGTGCGCCACCTATGTCAGTTCCTCATATCGATACTAGAATGATAGATGGAGAAAGAGCTTTACTTTTTGGACCATTTGCAGGTTTTTCGACTCGTTTTTTAAAGAATGGATCTTATTTGGATTTACCTATGTCTATCCAAACAGATAATATAATGCCAATGTTGGCAGCTGGTTATCATAATATTCCACTTACGAAATATTTAATTGAGCAAGTAAGACAATCTCCTAAAGATAGAATGAACGCTTTACGCGAATATTTACCAAATGCAAAATCTAAAGATTGGAAATTAGAAAGAGCAGGGCAACGTGTTCAGGTTATTAAAAAAGACGAAAAAGAAGGTGGGATTCTTGAATTTGGAACAGAGGTAATTAATACCGAAGATGGTACGTTAGCAGTGCTGTTAGGAGCTTCTCCTGGAGCTTCAACAGCTGTTTCTATTATGGTAGGGTTAATTGATAAATGTTTTAAAGACAAAGTTAAAACGCCAGAATGGAATGAAAAGTTTAAAGCAATGATTCCTTCTTACGGTCAAACATTAAATGATAAACCAGAATTATTAGCCGAAATAAGAAAAAATACGGCAGCTACTTTGAAATTAAATAATTAA
- the ruvX gene encoding Holliday junction resolvase RuvX, with amino-acid sequence MPRILAIDYGQKRTGIAVTDELQIIASGLTTIPSNTTIDFLKDYFSKEKVEAVLIGEPKQMNGEPSESASIIKGFVTHFSNIFPEMKVVRVDERFTSKMAFQTMIDSGLSKKQRQNKGLIDEISATIMLQDYLSRKMF; translated from the coding sequence ATGCCTAGAATTCTCGCTATAGATTACGGACAAAAAAGAACAGGGATAGCTGTTACCGATGAATTGCAAATTATTGCTTCAGGGTTAACTACAATTCCATCGAATACTACTATTGATTTTTTAAAGGACTATTTTTCCAAAGAGAAGGTCGAAGCGGTTTTAATTGGTGAACCAAAACAAATGAATGGAGAACCTTCAGAAAGCGCTTCAATCATAAAAGGTTTTGTGACTCATTTTTCTAATATTTTTCCTGAAATGAAAGTGGTTCGAGTGGATGAAAGATTTACTTCTAAGATGGCATTTCAAACAATGATTGATAGTGGTCTGAGTAAAAAACAACGTCAGAACAAAGGGTTGATTGACGAAATCTCAGCAACGATAATGCTTCAGGACTATTTGTCTCGAAAAATGTTCTAA
- a CDS encoding LTA synthase family protein has translation MNNYKNSIVLFLKRFFLIFIIYQFSRILFYLINVKLFEDITFQNFTGGLLFDLATIAYINIIFLIAHLIPGNFKYKPRYQSILKITFYAVNLLFIATNFIDIIYYRFTGRRSTFSMITAKGMEQEALGLIPSFLQEFWYIFVLFLIVSILFWKLTPNLKTHLIHEKSTKKEYYKQFAYFILSLVIILLAGRGGLRKKPIKIVDAAEYGALNNAGLVLNTPFCILKTAFKKEDIDKVNYYNPKELISIYNPIISLKPSEPAIKKNVVILILESFGNENIGRGQTPFLDSLITKSYYFKNGFANGKVSIDAVPSILSSIPSLMNNSFISSSYSLNKINGLPKIFKKEGYTTSFFHGAFNGSQNFDQYAEVAGFDQYFGKDQYTGKEAFDGKWGVFDEEFLQFYASKLTSFKQPFFSSLFTISSHNPYIIPEKYKGKFPKGTTVIQESIAYTDFALRKFFNTAKKESWYKNTLFVISSDHTSSGGDKDIDKTNIGKFNIPILFFDPSNPELKGVSDKNFQQIDIMPSILDYLNIKTDMVSFGKSYKSKENFVVYYLQGTYHYIKDDFYLAFANNQTIGLYKWKEDVLLKNNLMQQNKSKVKESEKFLKAYIQSFNERVINNQLAF, from the coding sequence ATGAATAACTATAAAAATAGCATTGTTTTATTTCTAAAAAGATTCTTTTTAATTTTCATAATCTACCAATTCTCAAGAATCCTATTTTATCTTATAAATGTAAAATTGTTTGAAGACATTACATTTCAAAACTTTACTGGAGGTCTTCTCTTTGATTTAGCAACCATTGCCTACATTAATATTATATTTTTGATTGCTCACTTAATTCCGGGTAATTTCAAATACAAACCTAGATACCAAAGCATACTAAAGATTACTTTTTACGCAGTAAACCTTTTATTTATTGCTACAAACTTTATAGATATCATTTACTATCGCTTTACTGGTAGAAGAAGCACTTTTTCAATGATTACTGCCAAAGGAATGGAACAAGAAGCTCTTGGCTTAATCCCTTCATTTCTACAAGAATTTTGGTATATTTTTGTTTTATTTCTTATCGTAAGTATACTGTTCTGGAAATTAACTCCAAATTTAAAAACACATCTAATACACGAAAAATCAACTAAAAAAGAGTATTACAAACAATTTGCTTATTTCATTCTTTCTTTAGTTATAATTTTACTTGCTGGACGTGGAGGTTTACGAAAAAAACCGATTAAGATTGTAGATGCTGCTGAATATGGAGCATTAAACAATGCCGGTTTGGTTTTAAACACTCCTTTCTGCATCCTTAAAACTGCTTTTAAGAAAGAAGACATTGATAAAGTAAATTATTACAATCCAAAAGAATTAATTTCAATCTACAATCCTATTATTTCTTTAAAACCTAGTGAACCAGCTATCAAAAAGAATGTTGTAATTTTAATTTTGGAAAGCTTTGGAAATGAAAACATAGGACGCGGACAGACTCCATTCCTAGATTCTCTTATCACAAAATCATACTATTTTAAAAATGGATTTGCTAATGGAAAAGTTTCAATTGACGCTGTTCCATCGATACTTTCTAGTATTCCAAGTTTAATGAATAACTCCTTTATATCATCGAGCTATTCTTTGAACAAAATAAATGGTCTTCCTAAAATTTTCAAAAAAGAAGGCTATACTACCTCATTCTTTCACGGTGCTTTTAATGGTAGTCAGAACTTTGATCAATATGCCGAAGTAGCTGGCTTTGATCAATATTTCGGAAAAGACCAATACACAGGAAAAGAAGCATTTGATGGTAAATGGGGTGTATTTGACGAGGAATTCCTACAGTTTTATGCTTCTAAATTAACTTCTTTTAAGCAACCTTTCTTTAGCTCTTTATTTACTATTTCATCTCATAACCCCTATATTATTCCTGAAAAATACAAAGGAAAATTCCCTAAAGGAACTACTGTAATCCAAGAAAGTATAGCGTACACAGATTTTGCGCTACGCAAGTTTTTTAATACTGCTAAAAAAGAAAGCTGGTATAAAAACACTTTGTTTGTAATTTCTTCTGATCATACTTCTTCTGGAGGAGATAAAGATATTGATAAAACAAATATTGGAAAATTTAACATTCCGATTTTGTTTTTTGATCCATCAAACCCTGAATTAAAAGGTGTTAGTGACAAAAATTTTCAGCAAATCGATATCATGCCAAGTATTTTAGATTACTTGAATATAAAAACCGACATGGTTAGTTTTGGTAAAAGTTATAAATCTAAAGAAAACTTTGTAGTCTATTATCTTCAAGGAACATACCATTACATCAAAGATGATTTTTATTTGGCTTTTGCAAACAATCAAACTATTGGATTATATAAATGGAAAGAAGATGTTCTATTAAAAAATAATTTAATGCAACAGAACAAATCTAAAGTTAAAGAATCTGAAAAATTCTTAAAAGCATATATACAATCATTTAATGAAAGAGTTATTAATAACCAATTGGCTTTTTAA
- a CDS encoding PAS domain-containing protein, protein MNQESQLFKRPTPIDKEVSWDKSQVIMSKTNPIGIIEYANETFVDVCGYEDYELMGQPHSIIRHPDMPRVIFKVLWENLKKGNNFHAVVKNLAKSGRFYWVVTDFEIAKDENGVIVNYFARRRSVPQEVISMHIEPLYKKLLQIESASGMEFSEKYLIGFLEEKNRTYIEYIKDLMYDNERAQATHHQAVTQAHHVEEEEEEERGFFSRFFNR, encoded by the coding sequence ATGAATCAAGAAAGCCAGTTGTTTAAAAGACCTACACCAATCGATAAGGAAGTTTCTTGGGATAAATCTCAAGTAATTATGAGTAAAACAAATCCAATTGGGATTATCGAATATGCAAATGAAACTTTTGTAGATGTTTGCGGATACGAGGATTATGAACTAATGGGACAACCACACAGTATCATTAGACATCCTGATATGCCACGTGTAATATTCAAAGTTTTATGGGAGAATCTTAAGAAAGGGAATAATTTTCATGCTGTTGTAAAAAATCTTGCTAAATCTGGAAGATTCTACTGGGTTGTTACAGATTTTGAAATTGCAAAGGATGAAAATGGAGTAATAGTAAATTATTTTGCAAGAAGACGCTCTGTGCCACAAGAAGTAATCTCAATGCATATTGAGCCTTTGTATAAAAAATTGTTGCAGATAGAATCGGCTAGCGGAATGGAATTTAGTGAGAAATATTTAATTGGATTTCTAGAAGAGAAAAATAGAACTTATATAGAATACATTAAAGATTTGATGTATGATAATGAAAGAGCGCAAGCTACTCATCATCAAGCCGTAACTCAAGCTCATCATGTAGAGGAAGAGGAAGAGGAGGAAAGAGGTTTTTTTAGTCGTTTCTTTAATAGATAA
- a CDS encoding 2,3,4,5-tetrahydropyridine-2,6-dicarboxylate N-succinyltransferase: MNSLQTIIEQAWDNRALLQETTTTDAIREVIELLDTGKLRVAEPVGEGWQVNEWVKKAVVMYFPIQKMETLESGIFEYHDKMLLKRGYAEKGIRVVPNAVARYGAYISSGVILMPSYVNIGAYVDEGTMVDTWATVGSCAQIGKNVHLSGGVGIGGVLEPLQAAPVIIEDGAFIGSRCIVVEGVHVGKEAVLGANVCLTASTKIIDVTGDTPVEMKGYVPARSVVIPGSYTKKFAAGEFQVPCALIIGTRKPSTDLKTSLNNALREYDVAV; the protein is encoded by the coding sequence ATGAATTCATTACAAACTATTATAGAACAAGCTTGGGATAACAGAGCTTTATTACAAGAAACAACTACAACTGATGCTATCAGAGAAGTTATTGAACTTTTGGATACAGGAAAATTACGTGTTGCTGAACCAGTTGGTGAGGGTTGGCAAGTAAACGAATGGGTAAAAAAAGCTGTAGTTATGTATTTCCCAATTCAGAAAATGGAAACTTTAGAGTCTGGTATTTTCGAATATCATGACAAAATGTTATTAAAAAGAGGATATGCTGAAAAAGGTATTCGTGTAGTACCTAATGCAGTTGCACGTTATGGAGCTTACATTTCAAGTGGTGTAATCTTAATGCCTAGTTATGTAAACATTGGTGCATATGTTGATGAAGGAACAATGGTAGACACATGGGCAACTGTGGGAAGCTGTGCTCAAATTGGTAAAAACGTTCATTTAAGTGGTGGTGTTGGTATTGGTGGTGTATTAGAACCTTTACAAGCTGCCCCAGTAATTATAGAGGATGGTGCATTTATAGGTTCTCGTTGTATCGTAGTAGAAGGAGTACATGTTGGAAAAGAAGCAGTACTTGGAGCAAACGTTTGTTTAACAGCTTCGACTAAGATAATTGATGTAACTGGCGATACTCCTGTTGAAATGAAAGGATATGTTCCTGCTCGTTCAGTAGTTATTCCTGGAAGCTATACCAAAAAATTTGCTGCTGGAGAATTTCAAGTTCCATGTGCATTAATTATTGGTACTCGTAAACCATCTACAGACTTAAAAACATCATTAAACAATGCGCTTCGCGAATACGATGTCGCAGTATAA
- a CDS encoding glycosyltransferase family 9 protein, which yields MKILVIQQKMIGDVLISSILCNNLRKAYPNAQIDYLVYSSTTPVLEGNTSIDNVILFEEKHRKSKKELLQLAFQIREEKYDLLIDAYSKLESWILVLFSNAKQKISYKKPGRNFLYTDNVPFEPFPKTNLGLAIERRLSLLEPLNLTINIDPIPKLFVSEEENKVAKELFNKHKVREDRKTVMISLIGSEKRKTYPLPLMSKIIDYIADNKDVNILFNYFPKQIEEAKIVFKNCKTSTQEKIYFDLLGDDLRSFIGIVNQCDLIIGNDGGAINMAKALNKPSFIIFSPWIEKKIWATFEDGIHHVSVHLKDYRTDLFEHKTEKTLKKESLLLYEEFKPDLFYDKLNSFLEQNLS from the coding sequence ATGAAAATACTTGTAATCCAGCAAAAAATGATTGGTGATGTTTTGATTAGCAGTATACTATGCAATAATCTACGTAAAGCATATCCTAATGCTCAAATTGATTATCTAGTATATAGCTCGACAACTCCCGTTCTAGAAGGCAACACAAGTATTGACAATGTTATATTGTTTGAAGAAAAACACAGAAAAAGCAAAAAAGAATTACTACAACTTGCATTTCAGATTCGTGAAGAAAAATACGATTTACTAATTGATGCGTATTCAAAATTAGAAAGCTGGATATTGGTTCTTTTTAGCAATGCAAAACAAAAAATATCTTATAAAAAACCAGGAAGAAACTTTTTATATACTGATAATGTTCCGTTTGAACCTTTTCCAAAAACCAATTTAGGGCTAGCAATAGAAAGAAGGCTTTCTTTATTAGAACCTCTTAATCTAACAATAAACATCGATCCAATTCCAAAATTGTTTGTTTCTGAAGAAGAAAATAAAGTCGCTAAAGAATTATTCAACAAGCATAAGGTTAGAGAGGATAGAAAAACAGTTATGATTAGCCTTATAGGAAGCGAGAAAAGAAAAACATATCCTTTGCCTTTAATGTCTAAAATTATTGATTATATAGCTGACAATAAAGACGTCAACATCCTTTTTAATTATTTCCCAAAACAGATTGAAGAAGCTAAAATAGTTTTTAAAAACTGTAAAACCTCTACTCAAGAAAAAATTTATTTTGATCTATTGGGTGATGATTTACGATCATTTATTGGTATAGTTAATCAATGTGATTTAATTATCGGAAATGATGGAGGCGCTATAAATATGGCAAAAGCTCTTAACAAACCTTCTTTCATTATTTTTTCCCCTTGGATAGAAAAGAAAATCTGGGCTACCTTTGAGGATGGAATTCACCATGTCTCGGTACATTTAAAAGATTATCGCACTGATTTATTTGAGCATAAAACCGAAAAGACTCTCAAGAAAGAATCCCTCTTATTGTATGAGGAATTCAAACCTGATTTATTTTATGATAAACTAAATTCTTTCTTAGAACAAAACCTAAGCTAA
- a CDS encoding Kdo domain containing protein: MNFKISPIYINAKESIFDCIYRFNNSGELFGNGDRNKIKLFDLDGTTINIKSFKIPNIINKVAYKYFRKSKAKRSFEFATILLEKGIGTPQPVAFLENFNWLGLRDSYYASEHMVTELTYRELIEVANYPDYENILRQFTRFTFKLHEKGIEFLDHSPGNTLIKKCANNEYEFFLVDLNRMNFHTTMSFEQRMDNFRRLTPKKEMVALMSNEYAKLYPAKTETEIFEKMWQATEQFQYEFAKKKRLKKKLKFWKS, encoded by the coding sequence ATGAATTTTAAGATAAGCCCAATTTATATTAACGCTAAAGAGTCAATTTTTGATTGCATTTATAGATTTAATAATTCTGGCGAACTTTTTGGAAATGGGGATCGTAACAAGATAAAATTATTCGATTTAGACGGTACGACAATTAATATAAAATCGTTTAAAATTCCAAACATAATCAACAAAGTAGCGTATAAGTATTTTCGAAAGTCAAAAGCGAAACGTTCATTCGAATTTGCTACAATTTTATTAGAAAAAGGAATTGGAACTCCGCAACCAGTCGCTTTTCTGGAAAATTTCAACTGGCTTGGTTTAAGAGATAGTTATTACGCTAGTGAACATATGGTAACGGAATTGACTTATAGAGAACTTATTGAGGTTGCTAATTACCCTGATTACGAGAATATATTAAGACAGTTTACTCGCTTTACTTTTAAGCTACATGAAAAAGGAATTGAATTTCTGGACCATTCTCCCGGGAATACACTTATTAAGAAGTGCGCTAATAATGAATATGAGTTTTTTTTAGTAGATCTAAATAGAATGAATTTTCATACGACAATGAGTTTTGAACAACGTATGGATAATTTTAGAAGACTTACTCCCAAAAAAGAGATGGTTGCGCTTATGAGTAATGAGTATGCGAAATTATACCCAGCTAAGACTGAAACTGAAATTTTTGAGAAGATGTGGCAGGCAACAGAACAATTTCAATATGAATTTGCTAAAAAGAAAAGACTTAAAAAGAAACTTAAATTTTGGAAGTCTTAA